Proteins found in one Arachis stenosperma cultivar V10309 chromosome 8, arast.V10309.gnm1.PFL2, whole genome shotgun sequence genomic segment:
- the LOC130945255 gene encoding uncharacterized protein LOC130945255 yields MSTHGRGRGRGRGRIGTFTPGLAGNDPVDFMAALGNMAAAMQATAEALGNQINQGNHGNNNDEDGPMTLATFLKVHPPTFRGTSNPTDADNWIQAMERALQAQQVPEEQWVEFGTYQLQGEAQHWWQGTQRILQPDGAVIPWEVFRTEFYKKYFPNSARNAKELELMQLKQGQMTVAEYTSRFEELCRFSRICQGAPDDFAEWKCIKYEGGLRSDILSFVAPMEIRVFSELVNKSRVAEDCLRKATSDKSDQRIFVRRDQGRNFAPRGQDFKRGGYTPQPHLGQNNFQRFSNNNSQGRGKGKQAQTPPNDLTCRRCGKYHPNTPCRAGLGVCYYCGEAGHLSWNCLEKKKNQEAGKAQHQGRVFTMTADGAGTADTPIRGNHALIIEISDCLA; encoded by the coding sequence ATGTCGACTCACGGACGTGGTCGCGGCCGAGGTAGAGGTAGGATAGGCACTTTTACTCCTGGCCTGGCAGGGAATGATCCAGTAGACTTCATGGCTGCCCTGGGAAATATGGCTGCGGCTATGCAGGCGACAGCCGAGGCACTGGGTAATCAGATAAACCAGGGTAATCACGGAAACAATAATGATGAGGATGGTCCCATGACACTTGCTACATTTCTGAAAGTTCACCCTCCGACCTTTAGGGGAACCTCAAATCCCACAGATGCAGATAATTGGATTCAAGCTATGGAACGGGCACTGCAGGCTCAGCAGGTTCCTGAGGAGCAATGGGTTGAGTTTGGAACTTATCAGCTGCAGGGTGAGGCTCAGCATTGGTGGCAGGGGACACAACGTATCCTGCAGCCAGATGGCGCTGTGATTCCTTGGGAGGTTTTTCGAACagagttctataagaaataCTTTCCTAATTCAGCCAGAAATGCCAAAGAACTTGAATTGATGCAGTTAAAGCAGGGACAGATGACTGTTGCTGAGTATACTAGCAGGTTTGAGGAGTTATGTCGCTTTTCTCGTATTTGTCAAGGTGCGCCTGATGATTTTGCTGAGTGGAAAtgtattaagtatgagggaGGTCTTCGAAGTGATATTCTGAGCTTCGTTGCACCAATGGAGATCAGAGTGTTTTCAGAACTGGTAAATAAAAGTAGAGTTGCTGAGGATTGTCTGAGAAAGGCGACATCAGATAAGAGTGATCAGCGAATTTTTGTTAGGAGAGATCAGGGAAGGAACTTCGCCCCTAGAGGACAAGATTTTAAGCGAGGCGGTTACACCCCACAACCACATTTGGGTCAGAATAACTTCCAGAGATTCAGTAATAATAATAGCCAGGGAAgaggcaaaggaaagcaagctCAGACCCCACCGAATGATTTAACTTGTAGGAGGTGTGGAAAGTACCACCCGAATACTCCGTGCAGGGCTGGTTTAGGTGTATGCTATTACTGTGGTGAAGCTGGGCATTTGTCTTGGAATTGTctagaaaagaagaagaatcaagAAGCTGGAAAGGCACAACATCAAGGACGCGTGTTCACTATGACAGCGGATGGTGCTGGAACCGCAGATACTCCGATTAGAGGTAATCACGCACTGATAATCGAAATTTCTGACTGCCTTGCGTAG